One Citrus sinensis cultivar Valencia sweet orange chromosome 5, DVS_A1.0, whole genome shotgun sequence genomic window, AAGCGCAATTAGACTAaacaatttgatcattaaCTCTCTATGCATAAtcgattcatttaattaatcaatttgaatatatatatttgttagtGTCGAACTTATGGATAACAGTTCATGACGTGAACTGTTTTCAATAAAGGCCTGGATATAGTGGAAGCACTATAAGGTAGAACATTCCTTTATAATCATacgattaaaattataattaatttttcactaTTTATTACTTAGTGTGTGTGGTTAAGATTCATACTCCACTATAAATCAACTCCAACGTAACCATAATCTTTCAATAATTGAACAAGttgttatataataatatacgGTAACAACTTGTCTCTTTTCAACAATTGAACAAGTTGTTATACAATATATTGGAAGCTCTCCAAGTTCATGACGTGAACTGTTTTCAATAAAGGCCTAGATATATTGGAAGCACTATAAGGTAGAGCATTCCTTTATAATCATACggtcaaaattataattaattttccacTATTTATTACTTAGTGTGTGTGGTTAAGATTCATACTCTATTATAAATCAGCTCCTACGTAACCATAATCTTACAATAATTGAACAAGTTGTTATACAATATACGGGTAACAGTTCATGACgtgacaaataatttatttggagCGAGCCATGtgtaaaaatttgataacTATCTCCTTGGATCCAATTTGGTAACAAGATTCTTTTCAACCGTCATTAACTGGTTGCAGATGACTTACTGAAATTACAATTGCATTAAACAACTTTTGACTGTGATgtgtgaaaaatcaaataatctttACTATTAGTTttgcaacaataataaataaaaaattattattaattatttcttcttgtGTATAAATTGATCCATCTAGAGCTGGATATTTACATATTCTTCTATTTCTAATCATTTcgaaatttaatataaatatttttaaaaaaatcaagttgTAATAAAAgtgttataaatataaaaaaatgaaaatggagagTCAAAATTGTAATAcccaaaaaagacaaaaacttttatttttttttttctcggcATATAAATATGTTGTTACAGGTAATGGAATTCATAGCCCCAAAGGGAAGATTCTTCCATAAATGATAGGAGAACGACGGGTTGAACATGTGAACACTTTATTGCGAAATTACCTTACAATTGCAACATTTGAACATGGAAGTAGCCTGCagttcaaattaatatttttcttttggacaAAACCAACCAACAATAATTTTCGAACCTGGAAGATACTCATTAAAAGATAGATCTTCGTAGTTTTCTTAGAAGATACTTAGAACTGCCAATATCttctaattattgttttaaaaatctcagtTGCCCATTTAACAAATCAGTAGTTTTTGTTTGATGTTGATGTTGAAATCTGCTCGTCCTTTGCCCAACCAGATCTTAACACCAACGTTTATATTATCAACAGTGAGGATGTCAATTTCTTCTTGCTTCGACGATTGCTCTAGTCACCGAAGTTAGAATGGGTCTTCCTTCTCCCGCTAAGCCTGCGTTCACAAAAACGGAGAGACGCCAGTGGTTTTACCGgtgtaaaccctccgatgcctaagttaacacaaggtgtttacgggaaaactGTGCAATTTAGATTCGATCAATTGCTTATAATTGGCTCACAGTTTATGGTTTGGTTTCAATTTGGCAGAGTTTTCCCTTCTCTCAATTTTTCTGTCCTATTCTTCATcgatttcttcctcttttataGCCGTTGTCCCACGTTTCCGTTTACCCTTCATCCCCCCTTTCTCGGGTAGTGGCAGCCCCTCATGGGACTCTAACTGCTGCattatgggcaaacgtgggatctaGCGTCTCCCTCAGcggttctgggaaaagcgCAACTATCGTGATTCTGTAGGATCGTGTTCCCGATCTTTGGGGAAGGGGTATCGACTCGGTATACGTCTCTGGTCGGCCTATGCTTGTAGAGGGCTCATTATTAGTGTTCTGCTCGTATCATTCGGCTGAGGTGATCCACCCCGGGGTGGAGATGATGACATGGCCGAGCTGGTACTCTTATTTACCTAACaccagtcccccagtttctggtcttGCGAGTGAAACGAGTTTAGAGTAGAAACTGATAATTAAATCTTACCGACCCGGGGAGCTTCCCATCTGGTCTTCTGTTTATTGGGATGGACCTGAGGTTCCCTCTCTCGCCTGAGAAGGTTTTCGTCCGAGTATGGGCCCTTATGAATATATCTCGTATATATTTGGGCTTATGTCTCGTCAGGCCTTTTATAACGGTTAGTGACGTGGCGCTTCCCGACTCttcgtatttgaaatttgaaacgacGGGCTATCCATCCTCGATATACGGTGAGTGAGCTGGCATCCCCATCACTTAAACGCTTtcatttccccattttttgtttcaaatccCTAGATTGAAATCATCATCGTTTTGTTATTCGTCTCTCCGCCGTTAACCAAATCCTTCTTTGAACTTTGCTCACTCTTCCCGCGTCTGGAGTATCCACTTACTGGGTGTTTTCTCTGTCACGGCAGCGCCATCAGTGTCAGTTTATTCCAGGTATAGCCTTTTACCTCTTctttggttgttgttgattggGTTCTGTGTTGCCCCTTTTTGTATTCGTGTATTCGGGTTTGTCTTGGTTTCCTTTTGAGACTTCGATATGTCAAATCGGAGAAGGAAGTTGATTGCGGATGAAAGTGACGAAGAAACAAAGGATTCGCACCTTAACTTGTCGATACCCACTGATTTCTTACGTCCCTCCAGTAGTGTAGGCCCCTCCCGTGGTAGGGATACCCTTGAGTACCCACGTCCCCTAACCATTTCACCCTCCCCTGAATTAGAGCTTGTAGGAAATAGAGGGGGACCTGCGTCGGGCTCTGGCGAGAACCACGGTTCTGGTGGGGTTGGGGTTCCTGAAGAAGTGGGCGATGGTGAGGGAAGCAGTTCCGAGCCGAGCCGACCTCCTAAAAGGAGAAACCTTGGCCATAGGGTGGAGGCGGATTCTTACCCTATTGATTACATAGCTTGTGCCACCATCCAAACTGATCTATTCAAGCTTAGGAACCTCTACAACATTCCTGAGGAGGTTCTCCTTGTAATTCTTGGGAAAGGTGACGTTCCTAGTCGGCCTCCGCGGGGGTATGTGACGATGCACCTGGAGAGTTTCAAACTAGGAGCTTGGCTGCCCCTTCAGCGTTATTTTGCCAAGATACTGGGTGGTATGCACCTGGCCCCAGGTCAGTTACATCCGAATGGGTGGAGGGTTCTCTCGACTATGTTCGTGTTATGGGAGAGGTGTGGATCAGAGGAGCCCTCCCTTGTTGAAGTGAAACATTTATACCAATTGAGGAGTAGCCCGAAGGAAGCAGGCTGGTATTACTTCATATCGAGCTCTGCGAAGAGGAAGCCAATCACCGGCTTCCCTTCCTCGTGcaaaaattggaagaacaaattcttctttgctggAGGAAGTTGGTGTCCAGCAGCCCGTTCGTTGGGTGGTGATATTTACCTTCCAACGCATTTTGTCACCCCAGGTCGTTCATTTTTTGCCTATATTCTTTCTTGAATTGCCACTTATTGGGTTCTTTAtccttgtttgttttttttagaATCGTGGGGTTTAGTTAAGGATCTTGAAGACCGACCTTTGCTCCAGGTTAAAACTGCTCTGGTGAACGCGTCTACCTGCCAAGATCTCCTGTCACCAACAAACTTGGTTAGTTCGGGCTTAGTAGATATTGCTGCTGGAATGGATAACAAGATCCTCAACGCGATGAGCAGAAAGCGTGGTCGGGCTCCAAGCAGCTCCAGCAACCCTCCCCCTCCTCCAAAGAAAACCAACGTCGGTCCTTCCAAGGCTCATGTTCCTGCTCTGCCCCCTCCTCCACCTCGTAAGAGTGGTGGGGAGAAAACTTCCGATAAGAGTCCTGAGGTCAGCATCCAGTCTGGGGACTGATCTTCTCCTCTTCCATCTCGGGATCAAGGTGACTACCTGAGTCCGTATCAGAAGGATTACAGAAAATCGGTGGGGCCCAAGATGGTGAAGGACATCGAGAGTATGAACCTCTCAGAGCTAGCTGGTTCTGTTCAAAGAGTCTCCTTCAGGCTGGCCACCTTGGTTTCGTGTTACAAGAACGGGTCCACGCGCCATGAGAGGAGGCTTCAAGCTGACAATCaggagttgaagaagaaagctgAATCTGCTGATCGCTCGAAGGAGAAGCTGGCTGAGCTGAACAAGCAGATCACGGACCTGGAGGAGAAAGTTGCTGTTGCTGAGTCCACCACCTCCAAACTTGAGGGTGAGTTGGGTGGCCTGAAGTCTGATCTTCAAGCTACTCAAAGTGAGAGAGATACTTTGAGGACCGCCCTTGAGGGAGAAATCAAATCTCTGAGCGAGCAGCTAGCTGAGGCGAAAGACAAATCTGCTGATGTAGATGATCGGCTGGATGCAGAGTATGACTCTGGGGTTGCTTTCTGCTACAAGTGCATCATGTTTGTGCTTAAGGAAGAGTATCCCGAGTTGGACATGAGCAAACTGGAAGCTGGGGTGCAGAGATATATGGCTGAGGCCGATCAGAGGGATAAGGAACAGGGCGATCAAGACCAGGTGGAGGCGGCCTTAGGAGGGGTGCAGGTGGAGGAAGCAGGAGATCGTGCTCCTGAAGTTGGTCAAGGGTCAGTGCCTCCTCTCCCCGACGTTGCTGATTCTCCTCTCCCGGAGATTGTTGATCCCTCAACTGTCGAGGCTGCTGATCCTCATAACCCTTAGACTTacttttgtataaattttggACTTTCATTTGTTTGCAATCGTTTGAacgtttataaatttttagatgCTCTCTATTGGCCTTCTTGTCTGGTTTTTGCTCATAGATTGTTTCtgcaaattaatttgataatttatctgACTTTGCCTACTGGTTCTTTAGTGGACCGAGCAGGAATAAGCATCTGCTTGCCTTAGTAGACTTTCGCAGAATTTCCTGCTGGTCCTTTGTTGACTGAGCAGGagtaggcacttacttgccttagtacaATTTTCGTAAAATTGcttgctggtctttcgttgaccgagcaggaaCAGGCATTTGCTTGCCTTAGTGAGAATTTTGTAAGATTGCCTGccggtctttcgttgaccgagcaggaGCAGGCACTTGCTTGCCTTTGTAGAATTTCGTAGCATTGCCTGCTGGTCttttgttgaccgagcaggattaggcacttacttgccttagtgagaattttgtaaaattgcctgctggtctttcgttgaccgagcaggaaCAGGCACTTGCTTGCCTTTGTAGAATTTCGTAGCATtgcctgctggtctttcgttgaccgagcaggattgggcacttacttgccttagtgagaattttgtaaaattgcctgctggtctttcgttgaccgagcaggaaCTGGCACTTGCTTGCCTTTGTAGAATTTCGTAGAATTGCCtactggtctttcgttgaccgagcaggattgggcacttacttgccttaatgagaattttgtaaaattgcctgctggtctttcgttgaccgagcaggaaCAGGCACTTGCTTGCCTTTGTAGAATTTTGTAGTATtgcctgctggtctttcgttgaccgagcaggattgggcacttacttgccttagtgaGAATTTCATAGCATTACCTGCTAGCAGAGGGATTTCATgctgaattcatctttattgaaaTTCGAATGCATTACAGAAATGCGGGATATATGCATGTGTAACAATTCATCATGcatttaatagaaataattgaTCAAAATGAAGACTTAGTAGCACACTTTGCTTACTGGAAATACTTCTTCAAGTGCTCGGCGTTCCACGACCTCTTCACGTCTCGTCCGTTTGGGTATGCTAGCTTGTAAGCTCCCGGTCCAGTCGCTCGAATCACCCTGTACGGGCCTTCCCATTTCGGGCCGAGCGCGCCATGGTTAGGATCCCTAGTGTTTTGATTCACCTTCCTAAGCACCCAATCCCCTGCTCAGAACTGCCTCACGCGTAcgttcttgttgtaataacgcGTGACCCTTTGCTGACACTGAGCCACTTTCTGCGAGGCCCTTTCCCTTTTCTCTTCCAGCAGGTCCAGGCTCAAACAGATCTGCTCACCGTTTTGCCCATCATTGAAATATTCCGTCCGATGTGTTCCTACTCCAATTTCTGCTGGGACTACCGCCTCATGACCAAAGGTTAAAGCAAACGGGGTTTCCCCTGTGGCGGTTTTGTGAGTTGTCCGGTAAGCCCACAATACTCTTGGTAGCTCGTCAACCCAAGCTCCCTTCTTTTCTCCCAGTCTAGTTATCAGGAGTTTCTTTATCactttgttggctgcttccacTAGTTCGTTTGCCTGGGGGTGTGCGGGGGTGCAGAACTTCAAGTCCACCCCCAAGTTTCGACAAAATTCCCTGAAGTTGTTGTCAAATTGCCTCCCATTGTCTGTAATGATGGCATAGGGGATCCCGTATCTGCAGATGAtattcttcaaaataaaatccatCGTCTTTCTCTTTGTGATTTGGCTGAGGACTCCCACTTCTACCCACTTGGTGAAGTAGTCTATTGCCACAATTGCGTGTGTCGCCACTCCTCGGCCCTTAGGTAACGGACCAATCAGGTCGATTCCCCATTGGGCGAAAGGCCATGGGGATGTCATAGTGGTTAGCTTTTCTGGGGGTTGTGCAGGAACCTCTGAGAAGTTTTGGCAGACTTTACATTTCTTTGCCATCCTTATCGCATCCTGGTGCATAGTTGGCCAGAAGTATCCTTGCCGGAGTGCCTTGAAGGCTAAAGTCCTCGCTCCTGAGTGATTGCCACATATTCCTTCATGAATCTCCCTCAGCACATAATCTGCTTCCTCATCATCCAAACATCT contains:
- the LOC107178889 gene encoding uncharacterized protein LOC107178889, translated to MSNRRRKLIADESDEETKDSHLNLSIPTDFLRPSSSVGPSRGRDTLEYPRPLTISPSPELELVGNRGGPASGSGENHGSGGVGVPEEVGDGEGSSSEPSRPPKRRNLGHRVEADSYPIDYIACATIQTDLFKLRNLYNIPEEVLLVILGKGDRCGSEEPSLVEVKHLYQLRSSPKEAGWYYFISSSAKRKPITGFPSSCKNWKNKFFFAGGSWCPAARSLGGDIYLPTHFVTPESWGLVKDLEDRPLLQVKTALVNASTCQDLLSPTNLVSSGLVDIAAGMDNKILNAMSRKRGRAPSSSSNPPPPPKKTNVGPSKAHVPALPPPPPRKSGGEKTSDKSPEDIESMNLSELAGSVQRVSFRLATLVSCYKNGSTRHERRLQADNQELKKKAESADRSKEKLAELNKQITDLEEKVAVAESTTSKLEGELGGLKSDLQATQSERDTLRTALEGEIKSLSEQLAEAKDKSADVDDRLDAEYDSGVAFCYKCIMFVLKEEYPELDMSKLEAGVQRYMAEADQRDKEQGDQDQVEAALGGVQVEEAGDRAPEVGQGSVPPLPDVADSPLPEIVDPSTVEAADPHNP